In Montipora capricornis isolate CH-2021 chromosome 4, ASM3666992v2, whole genome shotgun sequence, a single genomic region encodes these proteins:
- the LOC138046605 gene encoding uncharacterized protein — protein sequence MNRYNVDIAAPSETRLPGYDSLEDHGYIFFWSGRSTQERREAGVGFAVRREITEMLDEEPVPINDRIMTMRLSLQRRMYAILISVYAPTMTNTEEVKEEIYSDLR from the coding sequence ATGAACAGGTACAACGTGGACATAGCTGCACCTAGTGAAACAAGATTGCCTGGATATGACAGCTTGGAAGACCATGGGTATATCTTCTTTTGGAGTGGGAGATCAACTCAAGAAAGGAGAGAAGCAGGAGTGGGCTTTGCAGTTAGAAGGGAGATAACAGAAATGCTTGATGAGGAACCAGTGCCAATCAACGACAGGATAATGACTATGAGACTCTCACTACAGCGGAGGATGTATGCCATACTCATCAGTGTATATGCCCCAACAATGACCAACACAGAGGAGGTGAAGGAAGAGATCTACAGTGATTTACGTTAA